Proteins encoded by one window of Blautia faecicola:
- a CDS encoding FUSC family protein: MTFYQELQLSSAGSKQLIHKTTTPKEKRRHILIYNFKVYLVMAFCVAVVSLFSKFLEPENSVVGVTVLLAILVLRQADFGIRTTHGLGVIVLLFAILMTGPRLANMLPPLAGFLVHLVCILLLMIFGCHNVIMYNHSTFVLGYLLLTGYDVQGHAYLLRVIGLFVGMLLCMGIFYKNQKNRPYRRTFSDLFREFDLHSARSRWYLKLTFIVSSAMLFINLAGLPRAMWAGIACMSVCLPFTKDCEQRAVPRGLYNIIGCAVFLVLYFLLPESMYPYIGMIGGIGVGYSASYPWQTVFNTFGALSIATTLFGLPYALVLRIGTNIFGAAYTVLCNRLWDKIHVNVTERVSFKQR, translated from the coding sequence ATGACTTTTTATCAGGAACTGCAGTTAAGTTCTGCCGGATCCAAGCAACTGATTCACAAAACTACCACCCCAAAAGAAAAAAGGCGCCATATTCTGATTTACAATTTTAAAGTATATTTGGTCATGGCTTTTTGTGTAGCGGTTGTTTCTCTTTTCAGCAAATTTCTTGAACCCGAGAACAGCGTCGTAGGTGTTACGGTACTTCTGGCTATTCTGGTACTCCGGCAGGCCGATTTCGGGATTCGAACCACACATGGACTTGGTGTTATCGTCCTCCTCTTTGCTATTCTCATGACCGGACCGCGTCTCGCAAATATGCTTCCGCCACTAGCAGGATTTCTTGTGCATCTTGTCTGCATCCTGTTACTAATGATTTTTGGATGCCACAATGTTATTATGTATAATCATTCCACTTTTGTTCTTGGTTATCTTCTTCTGACCGGATATGATGTGCAGGGACATGCCTATCTGCTTCGCGTCATCGGTCTTTTCGTGGGAATGCTCCTGTGTATGGGGATTTTCTATAAGAATCAGAAAAATCGTCCCTACCGCAGAACTTTTTCAGATCTTTTCCGCGAATTCGATCTGCACTCTGCAAGAAGCCGCTGGTATCTGAAACTGACTTTTATCGTTTCGAGTGCCATGCTTTTTATAAATTTGGCAGGTCTTCCCCGTGCCATGTGGGCAGGAATCGCCTGTATGTCCGTATGTCTTCCTTTTACAAAAGACTGTGAACAACGTGCTGTTCCGAGAGGATTATACAATATCATCGGATGCGCTGTTTTTCTGGTGCTCTATTTTCTGCTTCCCGAGAGTATGTACCCATATATCGGAATGATCGGCGGAATCGGCGTTGGATACTCTGCAAGCTATCCATGGCAGACCGTTTTCAACACCTTTGGTGCCCTCTCCATCGCCACCACACTTTTCGGTCTTCCTTACGCCCTGGTTCTCCGTATCGGAACCAACATCTTCGGTGCTGCTTATACGGTTCTTTGCAACAGGCTCTGGGATAAAATTCATGTGAATGTTACAGAAAGAGTTTCTTTCAAACAAAGATAG
- a CDS encoding YhfC family intramembrane metalloprotease — translation MELNTISGLAIAGVICSVVLSMGVPIALFIAGRVKLKARISSFFIGAGTYLLFTMLLEQLLHVLVIQVCGLNAQSRPWLYYVYAALAAAVFEETGRLIAMKFWMKKWLDFPNALMYGIGHGGVEAILIGGLSGISNLVSMLMINSGAMQNTLAALSAESANQTVSQLSALWTTPAPLFFVSGIERISAIILHIGLSLLIYRAVKAGKCRTAAFTAVLAYGIHFIVDFFAVAGSALLPIYVIEIGVFVMAAGTLVMALKMGRMEEL, via the coding sequence ATGGAATTGAACACAATATCAGGTCTGGCGATAGCGGGAGTTATCTGCTCCGTTGTCCTCTCGATGGGGGTACCGATTGCTTTGTTCATTGCAGGAAGGGTGAAGCTTAAGGCAAGGATTTCCTCGTTCTTTATCGGAGCAGGAACCTATCTGCTGTTTACCATGCTGTTGGAGCAGCTGCTGCATGTTCTTGTCATTCAGGTCTGCGGACTGAACGCACAGAGCAGACCATGGCTTTACTATGTGTACGCGGCTTTGGCTGCAGCGGTTTTTGAAGAGACCGGAAGACTGATTGCCATGAAGTTCTGGATGAAGAAATGGCTGGATTTTCCAAATGCACTGATGTATGGAATCGGGCATGGCGGTGTGGAGGCCATTCTGATCGGAGGACTCTCCGGAATCAGCAATCTTGTGTCCATGCTGATGATCAACAGCGGAGCCATGCAGAATACGCTGGCGGCACTTTCTGCTGAGTCTGCAAACCAGACCGTGTCACAGCTGTCGGCCCTATGGACAACACCGGCACCACTCTTTTTTGTAAGCGGAATCGAAAGAATTAGTGCCATCATTCTGCATATCGGGTTGTCACTGCTGATCTACCGGGCGGTAAAGGCAGGCAAATGCAGGACAGCGGCTTTTACAGCGGTTCTTGCATATGGGATTCATTTTATCGTGGACTTCTTTGCCGTGGCAGGTTCGGCGCTTCTTCCCATCTATGTGATTGAAATTGGTGTCTTTGTGATGGCAGCCGGAACTCTTGTTATGGCGCTGAAGATGGGAAGGATGGAAGAACTGTGA
- a CDS encoding helix-turn-helix transcriptional regulator: MKEQLQLKNHLKEVRTEANLSQAQLAEMVGVSRNTISSIETGQFNPTAKLALILCIALDKKFEELFYF, encoded by the coding sequence ATGAAAGAACAATTACAACTGAAAAATCACTTAAAGGAAGTTCGCACAGAAGCAAATCTTTCTCAAGCTCAGCTTGCAGAAATGGTAGGGGTATCAAGAAATACCATTAGTTCTATTGAAACAGGACAGTTTAATCCAACTGCAAAATTGGCTCTAATTCTTTGTATTGCATTGGACAAAAAATTTGAGGAACTATTCTATTTTTAG
- a CDS encoding DUF6442 family protein yields MKKDEILNASRKEHRNKDLAEMEVVYQAGSHASRVGALVCCLLSLLSSVLAHTMIYSPWVIYFSIIATQWLVRFIKMKRKSDLVLTVLFFVFSILAFVGFVSHLLEVRI; encoded by the coding sequence ATGAAAAAGGACGAAATCTTAAATGCAAGCAGAAAAGAACATCGCAATAAGGACTTGGCTGAAATGGAAGTGGTATATCAAGCCGGAAGTCACGCAAGCAGAGTTGGTGCTTTAGTGTGTTGTTTGCTTTCGCTGTTATCTTCTGTGCTTGCTCATACTATGATTTACAGTCCGTGGGTTATATACTTCAGCATTATTGCAACACAATGGTTAGTTCGTTTTATCAAAATGAAGCGAAAGAGCGATTTGGTCTTGACTGTTCTGTTTTTTGTGTTTTCCATTTTGGCATTTGTTGGATTTGTTAGCCATCTTTTAGAGGTGAGAATATGA
- the tsf gene encoding translation elongation factor Ts — protein sequence MAITAAMVKELREISGAGMMDCKKALTATEGDMDKAMEFLREKGLATAQKKASRIAAEGIVMLKVAEDSKKAVAVEVNAETDFVAKNEKFQAYVAQVAEQALETEAADIDAFLAEPWKFDTSKTVNEALAGQVAVIGENMKIRRFQKVEEENGFVASYTHMGGKIGVLVDVVTDVVNDEIKEMAKNVAMQVAALNPKYTNRNEVSEEYIAHEKEILMAQIQNDPKESQKPEKVIQGMISGRINKELKEICLLDQVYVKAEDGKQSVEKYVAEVAKANGANVTIKGFVRYETGEGIEKKEEDFAAEVAKQMGM from the coding sequence ATGGCTATTACAGCAGCAATGGTAAAAGAATTAAGAGAAATCAGCGGCGCTGGTATGATGGACTGTAAGAAAGCTCTTACAGCTACCGAAGGTGATATGGACAAGGCTATGGAATTCCTGAGAGAAAAAGGTCTTGCAACTGCACAGAAGAAAGCAAGCAGAATCGCAGCAGAAGGTATTGTAATGCTGAAAGTTGCAGAAGATTCCAAAAAAGCTGTCGCTGTAGAAGTAAATGCTGAAACTGACTTTGTTGCTAAAAACGAAAAATTCCAGGCATACGTTGCACAGGTTGCTGAGCAGGCACTGGAAACAGAAGCAGCAGATATCGATGCATTCCTGGCTGAGCCATGGAAATTCGATACAAGCAAAACTGTAAACGAAGCTTTGGCTGGACAGGTTGCAGTAATCGGCGAGAACATGAAGATCCGTCGTTTCCAGAAAGTAGAAGAAGAAAACGGTTTCGTAGCTTCCTATACTCATATGGGCGGAAAAATCGGTGTTCTGGTTGACGTTGTAACAGATGTTGTAAACGATGAAATCAAAGAGATGGCTAAGAACGTAGCTATGCAGGTAGCAGCTCTGAACCCGAAATATACAAACAGAAACGAAGTAAGCGAAGAGTACATCGCTCACGAAAAAGAAATCCTGATGGCTCAGATCCAGAACGACCCGAAAGAGTCCCAGAAACCGGAAAAAGTTATCCAGGGTATGATCAGCGGACGTATCAACAAAGAACTGAAAGAAATCTGCCTGCTGGATCAGGTTTATGTAAAAGCAGAAGATGGAAAACAGTCCGTAGAAAAATACGTTGCAGAAGTTGCTAAAGCAAACGGCGCAAACGTAACCATCAAAGGCTTCGTTCGTTACGAGACCGGTGAAGGTATCGAAAAGAAAGAAGAAGATTTTGCAGCAGAAGTTGCAAAACAGATGGGAATGTAA
- the rpsB gene encoding 30S ribosomal protein S2 — protein sequence MSVISMKQLLEAGVHFGHQTRRWNPKMAEYIYTERNGIYIIDLQKSVGMVDDAYKAVSDIAAEGGTILFVGTKKQAQDAIKVEAERCGMYYVNERWLGGMLTNFKTIQSRIARLKEIEAMQEDGTFDVLPKKEVIALKKELDKLQKNLGGIKDMKRIPDAIFIVDPKKERICVQEAHTLGIPLIGICDTNCDPEELDYVIPGNDDAIRAVKLIVSKMADAVIEANQGATGEEEFVEEAVEETVEE from the coding sequence ATGAGCGTTATTTCAATGAAACAGTTACTGGAAGCCGGTGTACATTTTGGACACCAGACAAGAAGATGGAACCCTAAAATGGCAGAGTACATCTACACAGAAAGAAACGGAATCTACATTATCGACCTGCAGAAATCCGTTGGAATGGTAGATGATGCTTATAAAGCTGTATCTGACATCGCTGCAGAAGGCGGCACAATCCTGTTCGTTGGTACAAAGAAACAGGCTCAGGATGCTATTAAAGTTGAAGCAGAGCGTTGCGGAATGTACTATGTAAACGAAAGATGGTTAGGTGGTATGCTGACTAACTTCAAAACTATCCAGAGCAGAATCGCTAGACTGAAAGAGATCGAAGCTATGCAGGAAGACGGAACATTCGATGTCCTGCCGAAAAAAGAAGTTATCGCACTGAAAAAAGAGCTGGATAAACTGCAGAAAAACCTGGGCGGAATCAAAGACATGAAGAGAATCCCGGATGCTATCTTTATCGTAGACCCGAAAAAAGAGAGAATCTGTGTTCAGGAAGCTCACACTCTGGGAATCCCGCTGATCGGTATCTGCGATACCAACTGTGATCCGGAAGAACTGGATTACGTTATCCCGGGTAACGATGACGCTATCCGTGCTGTAAAACTGATCGTTTCCAAAATGGCAGACGCTGTTATTGAAGCAAATCAGGGAGCAACAGGCGAAGAAGAATTCGTTGAAGAAGCTGTTGAAGAGACAGTAGAAGAGTAA
- a CDS encoding HAD hydrolase-like protein — MSQVILFDLDGTLTESGEGIINCVAYALEKLGKKEEHPEKLQCFVGPPLKEQFMKYAGLSEEEAEQAVVYYRERYTTKGMFENCLYPKVPELLELLKINDKILGVASSKPEVYVKQILEHFQIADYFTAIVGSELDGRRTDKAEVIEEALRRMHLEEERDKVLMVGDRSHDVQGAVSCGLQCIGVTYGYGSREELESAGAVYIADSVEDLGILASPNDEETTEKVESVRKDTSGSMMHVSAKASFAKKMGPVEENTEEERENEYPKKTSGYSTVRQIWRLVYPFLIHYGATMLATIALYLSYIFQAGGVQEIASAGKRLLQSTLYVTLIGDVAAGVILYLFYRKDQQRRKEGFSGNRKNFVWAPPVIWFSVIVLAIAIGQFLNDFIQVIHLNDLFPGYSQVSEKAFGGQSMGLMILVVGIIGPVCEELMFRGIIFHRLKDWIRPEIAIVVSAVLFGIYHGNVVQFFYATCMGIMLAIVYDKTGTLWTSIVAHVAANLWSLFGSGPWNALWQGIPAGMIFSVVIEILLCVIPVYWLFGYKRK, encoded by the coding sequence ATGTCACAAGTAATATTATTTGACCTGGATGGCACATTGACGGAATCCGGCGAGGGCATTATCAACTGCGTTGCATATGCACTGGAAAAGCTGGGAAAGAAAGAAGAGCACCCGGAAAAGTTACAGTGTTTCGTAGGACCGCCCTTAAAAGAACAGTTTATGAAATATGCAGGTCTGAGCGAGGAGGAGGCAGAACAGGCGGTGGTGTATTACCGGGAACGGTATACAACCAAGGGAATGTTTGAAAACTGTCTGTATCCAAAAGTTCCGGAATTACTGGAACTGCTGAAAATCAACGACAAGATCCTTGGCGTTGCTTCCTCAAAACCGGAAGTGTATGTGAAACAGATTCTGGAGCATTTTCAGATTGCAGACTATTTTACGGCTATTGTCGGAAGTGAGCTGGACGGAAGAAGAACCGATAAAGCAGAAGTCATTGAAGAGGCATTAAGACGGATGCATCTGGAAGAAGAACGGGACAAAGTTCTTATGGTCGGAGACAGGAGTCACGATGTGCAGGGGGCTGTCAGCTGTGGGCTTCAGTGTATCGGTGTCACATACGGATACGGAAGCCGTGAAGAACTGGAATCTGCAGGTGCTGTTTATATTGCAGACAGCGTGGAAGATCTGGGGATTCTGGCAAGTCCGAATGACGAAGAGACGACAGAAAAGGTAGAGTCGGTCAGAAAAGATACATCAGGTAGTATGATGCATGTATCCGCAAAGGCATCGTTTGCGAAGAAAATGGGACCGGTGGAAGAAAACACAGAGGAAGAACGCGAGAATGAATATCCGAAAAAAACATCCGGATACTCCACGGTACGTCAGATCTGGAGACTGGTGTATCCGTTCCTGATCCATTACGGCGCGACAATGCTGGCAACGATAGCTCTGTATCTGAGTTATATCTTTCAGGCAGGTGGCGTACAGGAGATCGCAAGCGCGGGAAAGAGACTGTTACAGAGTACCCTGTATGTGACTCTGATCGGAGATGTGGCGGCTGGTGTTATTCTGTATCTGTTTTACAGAAAAGATCAGCAGAGACGGAAAGAGGGATTCAGTGGAAACCGAAAGAATTTCGTGTGGGCACCGCCTGTTATCTGGTTCAGTGTGATTGTCCTTGCGATTGCGATAGGACAGTTCCTTAACGATTTTATCCAGGTGATTCATCTGAATGATCTGTTTCCGGGTTACAGTCAGGTTTCTGAGAAAGCATTTGGCGGACAGTCCATGGGACTGATGATCCTGGTAGTCGGTATCATCGGACCGGTTTGTGAAGAGCTGATGTTCCGGGGAATTATCTTTCACAGACTCAAAGACTGGATCCGGCCGGAAATTGCGATTGTGGTTTCCGCAGTATTGTTCGGAATCTATCATGGGAATGTTGTACAGTTTTTCTATGCGACCTGTATGGGAATCATGCTGGCGATCGTCTATGATAAGACCGGGACGCTGTGGACAAGCATCGTGGCACATGTGGCTGCAAATCTCTGGAGTCTTTTCGGGAGTGGACCGTGGAATGCACTGTGGCAGGGAATTCCGGCGGGAATGATCTTCAGTGTTGTCATAGAGATCCTTCTGTGCGTTATCCCGGTGTACTGGCTGTTTGGTTATAAAAGAAAATAA